One window from the genome of Bufo bufo chromosome 4, aBufBuf1.1, whole genome shotgun sequence encodes:
- the LOC120996929 gene encoding actin-binding protein-like, whose translation MDLIKEVRDKNCPGAPLPKVRAKRSNKKKVVEEEEMTEDEEDDEQEEEQPGPSGHQAHSPPETVQVQEDEEEEEDKVVTTPRQEAINNLLKEVKKVQREQCDRMKKLRAQLLKRVRDELTLAEEANKKALDGLLQKLQEMKKLP comes from the exons ATGGATCTGATCAAAGAGGTCAGAGACAAAAATTGTCCAG GGGCGCCTCTTCCTAAAGTGCGCGCTAAGCGCTCGAATAAGAAGAaggtggtggaagaggaggagatgacggaggatgaggaggatgatgagcagGAAGAGGAGCAGCCAGGACCATCAGGGCATCAGGCCCATAGCCCACCTGAGACAGTTCAG gtccaggaggatgaggaggaggaagaagacaaggtggtgaccaccccccgccaggagg CAATAAACAACTTATTGAAAGAGGTGAAAAAAGTGCAGCGGGAGCAGTGCGACCGGATGAAAAAGTTGAGGGCGCAGCTGCTGAAAAGGGTGAGGGATGAGCTGACCCTAGCAGAGGAGGCCAACAAAAAGGCCCTGGATGGACTGCTCCAAAAGCTCCAAGAAATGAAAAAAttgccttaa